The proteins below are encoded in one region of Neisseria bacilliformis:
- a CDS encoding TonB-dependent receptor domain-containing protein, with the protein MNNSKPKILAACLGLLFCAPELWAADEASPPQKPSESNALDAITVRGRRLKTDEKGEAQQFRKNVSNAYLGKEYLERYQTDAAGDILKGLNGVYNMNTRNAGSAITPSIRGISGKGRIPVTIDGTEQTVDVWMNNYGTADRNYVDPALFRSIAVEKSPAMTRGVKSGVGGSVAISTIEADDIVPEGDKWGVQIKGSFSDNTAKPRVDNLKYLGWEDYRTIPGHPIADGPAGGVESTGERYRALTFTNYVTPSSRTHKLSDFKGDRSGMIATAFKTSLADGLIAYSDRKKGNYFSGKRGAGGYLYNPVYDSDYADFGNTSGTMIPNMAKLYRPGEEVFNTNVESKSLLLKNNWHLPDNQKVSLSYLRTRVRFGENNPFYNALVLGFSNAYNFVGQQPSYYPIQGLDSRIQSKSHKIGYEWKPENSRWIDLQANIWRTRTDSSRHQSGGPELNVGLADNNYDNWVACHIRHETPEELRRFGMTCADVPKEEPKKEDPPIPGAYRVRSGSEQYTRATRLGADISNRFRLTDNLSMTVSANIQHEKLDESTQISNNDNDFYNIIGAVSTATAIAGPRAGRRHEWGGGVVFDWQPTGRLNIQAGVRYDKFWAYDDALAKARREKKNPFYSSDMQGGQGEGYIIGTKLPYYELIANREEADDVRRIQGAHNGSDIDELNRLIDQFRNKYGYEYNSVDGVTNFTNYDDILITDPNGNRSPYDKLDGAVYRLKFAYAPYVNGQYQGPIFRKEQFDERIDNPQGLKESYFKYLNGMAEHYHGRDANYLETKNLPYQARNASPVRKKPETEEEIWPTPKHLKAHAWSPMLAVSYDLTDNGRLFLRFAQATRFPSIYEATTTNVNLFDPYNTEFHLKPERSTNWEIGYAFNFAPYSKRLKAGDVRLTYYNNTIKNAIDISENKNLVQYDKKQTAGIELQSRIDSGRWFASFGANYRLKQRTCDKTTAWNYDIYNNRIPECIDGGFGATRFYQSMQPKYSLNLDVGTRRFNNRLEMGMRGTYHSTVSTKQQDELAAQGLARILEASGRPYHWRAALVFDMYAKYQVGKRFGLNFGITNLTNRYYLDPMSNVPIPAPGRAVTFGFTGKF; encoded by the coding sequence ATGAACAACAGCAAACCCAAAATCCTGGCCGCCTGTCTCGGCCTGCTTTTCTGCGCACCCGAATTGTGGGCGGCGGATGAAGCCTCCCCCCCGCAAAAACCGTCCGAAAGCAACGCGCTCGATGCCATCACCGTGCGCGGCAGGCGGCTGAAAACCGATGAAAAAGGCGAGGCGCAGCAGTTCCGCAAAAACGTGTCCAACGCCTATCTGGGCAAGGAGTATCTCGAACGCTACCAAACCGATGCGGCGGGCGACATCCTCAAAGGCTTGAACGGCGTGTACAACATGAATACCCGCAACGCGGGCAGCGCGATCACACCCAGCATACGCGGCATTTCCGGCAAAGGCCGCATCCCCGTTACCATCGACGGCACGGAACAAACCGTGGATGTGTGGATGAACAACTACGGCACGGCCGATAGAAATTATGTCGATCCCGCCCTGTTCCGCAGCATTGCCGTGGAAAAAAGCCCCGCCATGACGCGGGGCGTGAAATCGGGCGTGGGCGGCTCGGTGGCGATTTCCACCATTGAGGCCGACGATATTGTGCCCGAAGGCGACAAATGGGGCGTGCAAATCAAGGGCAGCTTTTCCGACAATACCGCCAAGCCGCGCGTGGATAATTTGAAATATTTGGGTTGGGAAGATTACCGAACCATTCCCGGCCATCCGATTGCAGACGGTCCTGCGGGCGGAGTGGAAAGCACGGGTGAACGTTATCGGGCGTTGACCTTTACCAATTATGTAACTCCGAGCAGCCGCACCCATAAATTATCCGATTTCAAGGGCGACCGATCGGGGATGATAGCCACAGCCTTTAAAACCAGTCTTGCAGACGGCCTGATTGCATACAGCGATCGTAAAAAGGGCAATTATTTCTCCGGCAAGCGTGGTGCGGGCGGCTATCTCTACAACCCCGTTTACGATTCCGACTATGCCGATTTCGGCAATACATCGGGCACGATGATTCCCAATATGGCCAAGCTCTACCGGCCGGGCGAAGAGGTGTTCAACACCAATGTCGAAAGCAAAAGCCTGCTGCTGAAAAACAACTGGCATCTGCCCGACAATCAGAAAGTCAGCCTCAGCTACCTGCGCACCCGCGTGCGTTTCGGCGAAAACAACCCGTTTTACAATGCGCTGGTGCTCGGTTTCAGCAACGCATACAATTTTGTCGGCCAGCAGCCAAGCTATTATCCGATTCAGGGGCTGGATTCTCGCATCCAAAGCAAAAGCCACAAAATCGGCTATGAATGGAAGCCGGAAAACAGCCGCTGGATAGATTTGCAGGCCAATATCTGGCGCACCCGCACCGACAGCAGCCGCCATCAGAGCGGCGGCCCCGAATTGAATGTCGGTCTTGCCGACAACAACTACGACAACTGGGTTGCCTGCCATATCCGCCACGAAACGCCGGAAGAGCTGCGCCGCTTCGGCATGACTTGCGCGGATGTGCCCAAAGAAGAGCCGAAAAAGGAAGACCCGCCGATTCCCGGCGCATACCGTGTCCGATCGGGTTCGGAACAATACACCCGCGCTACCCGTCTTGGCGCGGACATCAGCAACCGCTTCCGTCTCACCGACAATCTGAGCATGACCGTATCGGCCAATATCCAGCATGAAAAACTGGACGAAAGCACGCAGATTTCCAATAACGACAACGACTTCTACAACATCATCGGCGCAGTCAGCACCGCCACTGCCATTGCCGGCCCGCGTGCCGGCCGCCGCCACGAATGGGGCGGCGGCGTGGTGTTCGACTGGCAGCCGACCGGCCGTCTGAACATTCAGGCAGGCGTGCGCTACGACAAATTCTGGGCATACGACGACGCGCTGGCTAAGGCGCGGCGGGAAAAGAAAAACCCGTTTTATTCTTCCGATATGCAGGGCGGACAGGGTGAGGGCTATATCATTGGTACGAAACTTCCCTACTACGAACTTATTGCCAACAGGGAAGAAGCCGACGATGTACGCCGAATCCAGGGTGCACACAATGGTTCGGATATCGATGAATTGAACAGACTGATCGATCAGTTTAGGAATAAATACGGTTACGAATACAACTCGGTAGACGGCGTAACCAACTTCACAAACTACGATGATATTTTAATTACTGATCCCAACGGAAACCGATCACCGTATGATAAGTTGGATGGTGCCGTTTACCGCCTGAAATTTGCCTACGCACCCTATGTCAACGGCCAGTATCAAGGCCCAATATTTCGCAAGGAACAATTTGACGAAAGAATCGATAATCCTCAGGGGTTAAAAGAGAGCTATTTCAAATATCTGAACGGTATGGCCGAGCATTATCACGGAAGAGATGCGAATTACTTGGAAACAAAAAATTTGCCTTATCAGGCGCGCAATGCTTCTCCGGTCAGAAAGAAACCCGAAACCGAAGAAGAAATCTGGCCGACGCCCAAACACCTCAAAGCGCACGCCTGGTCGCCGATGCTGGCCGTCAGCTACGATTTGACCGACAACGGCCGCCTGTTCCTGCGCTTTGCCCAAGCCACCCGCTTCCCCAGCATCTACGAGGCCACCACCACCAACGTCAACCTATTTGATCCCTACAACACCGAATTCCACCTCAAACCCGAGCGCAGCACCAACTGGGAAATCGGCTATGCCTTTAACTTCGCTCCGTACAGCAAACGGCTCAAAGCAGGCGATGTGCGGCTGACCTACTACAACAACACCATCAAAAACGCCATCGACATCAGCGAAAACAAAAACCTTGTCCAATACGACAAAAAACAAACCGCCGGCATCGAGCTGCAAAGCCGCATCGACAGCGGCAGATGGTTTGCCTCCTTCGGCGCGAATTACCGCCTCAAACAGCGCACCTGCGACAAAACAACGGCGTGGAACTACGACATCTACAACAACCGCATCCCCGAATGCATCGACGGCGGCTTCGGCGCAACCCGCTTTTACCAGAGCATGCAGCCGAAATACTCGCTCAATCTCGATGTCGGCACTCGCCGCTTCAACAACCGCCTGGAAATGG
- a CDS encoding Slam-dependent surface lipoprotein: MNPQIKLLAATLALTSSAFAMAVGGESSNPNLVNTSKESTAIPFGAGKAALQINNSSIRINIGDGPVKHINKKYGGKAINGNNFTANVQGANFKNYLTVKDVNPVAGFFKNDTLGQIWYEKRAQNIDVYSVRQLGDPFLPIAPKFGGLVIGQVKNLSDGSGVYFGEWAPRKSGAVVKESTDLNLKDNNHTVWYAGDNPTGSTKGLANVTYDVVGINQHVPGQNDFYRGKVTAKFGTAKEGSMSGAITRGSDSLSFNKAVITNNDGKFADASQGMSGQFFGKGAEAMAGIATRGTNDRKDDVAFGGRKQ; this comes from the coding sequence ATGAATCCCCAAATCAAATTATTGGCCGCAACCCTGGCTCTGACTTCATCCGCTTTTGCAATGGCAGTGGGCGGCGAATCGTCAAATCCGAACTTGGTAAATACCAGCAAGGAATCAACTGCCATCCCGTTTGGCGCAGGAAAAGCCGCTTTGCAGATTAACAACAGTTCTATCCGTATCAATATCGGTGATGGTCCGGTCAAACACATCAACAAAAAATACGGCGGTAAAGCCATTAACGGCAATAACTTTACCGCCAATGTGCAAGGTGCAAACTTCAAGAATTATCTGACTGTTAAAGATGTCAATCCCGTAGCCGGATTCTTTAAAAACGACACCTTGGGTCAGATTTGGTATGAAAAACGGGCGCAAAATATTGATGTCTATTCCGTACGCCAGCTTGGTGATCCGTTCCTGCCCATTGCTCCGAAATTCGGCGGCTTGGTGATCGGCCAAGTAAAAAACCTCTCTGACGGCAGCGGCGTATATTTCGGCGAATGGGCGCCGCGTAAATCTGGGGCAGTCGTCAAAGAAAGCACTGACCTGAATCTGAAAGACAATAACCATACCGTTTGGTACGCAGGCGACAATCCGACCGGCAGCACCAAAGGTTTGGCCAATGTTACCTATGATGTGGTCGGTATCAACCAGCATGTTCCGGGTCAGAACGACTTCTATCGCGGCAAAGTAACCGCTAAGTTCGGCACAGCAAAAGAAGGCAGTATGAGCGGCGCAATTACCCGTGGCAGCGACAGTTTGAGCTTTAACAAAGCTGTGATTACCAACAACGACGGCAAATTCGCCGATGCTTCGCAAGGCATGAGCGGCCAGTTCTTCGGCAAAGGCGCGGAAGCGATGGCCGGTATCGCCACACGCGGCACAAACGACCGCAAAGACGATGTGGCCTTCGGCGGCCGCAAGCAGTAA
- a CDS encoding surface lipoprotein assembly modifier has protein sequence MKKYALLPALLLSAAAFADDDDTRLLLDNARFQMRQQQAEAFSECEASRPRDCLSDSGSIEIDGETYLVPNTANDLKLGIYYAIDGRQWGKVREFLQRYRNLSDHKPQLVLMAEGLLARSEGKTAAALEKMQAAHETAPEDVRINLELARLYGEDNQTRESQAQFEQVVKTDIPPETREMVQGYLAALDRRRRWHGSLSIGGGYNDNINQGNGKRECVGMFMGQCFSYRSLPEPVGSAFWQYSAVAAKKIPLRGHHNLLLRGLSYGTKYRRDDTQSEPPEPYSENTAALYAGYEYTDARNDFTLTPYFEHYYRGSRSRYRAWGAEAGWERNLNAKWSLNARAEGRRVKYLEQERQYYSDYTLYTGGVGLGYTFSDGLGLYGGIDLTRRKYPYAASSSKEYTARIGGYKMFQNGIYFNAAALYRKSRYDAGSYLTAGEPRRDRQTIFTAALGASKLSFKNIYPELRFKRTLARSNSDFYAYRQNEYALALKYRF, from the coding sequence ATGAAAAAATATGCCCTGCTGCCCGCCCTGCTCTTGTCTGCCGCCGCCTTTGCCGACGACGACGACACCCGCCTGCTGCTCGACAACGCGCGTTTCCAAATGCGCCAGCAGCAGGCCGAAGCCTTTTCAGAGTGCGAAGCCTCCCGCCCTCGGGACTGCCTCTCCGACAGCGGCAGCATCGAAATCGACGGCGAAACCTATCTCGTGCCGAACACCGCCAACGATTTGAAACTGGGCATTTACTACGCAATCGACGGCAGGCAGTGGGGCAAAGTGCGCGAATTCCTCCAACGCTACCGCAACTTGTCCGACCACAAGCCGCAACTGGTCTTGATGGCCGAAGGCTTGCTGGCGCGCTCGGAGGGCAAAACCGCCGCCGCGCTGGAAAAAATGCAGGCCGCACATGAAACCGCACCCGAGGATGTGCGGATCAACTTGGAACTGGCGCGGCTCTACGGCGAGGACAACCAAACCCGCGAATCGCAGGCGCAGTTTGAACAAGTCGTAAAAACAGACATCCCGCCCGAAACCCGCGAAATGGTGCAGGGCTATCTTGCCGCGCTCGACCGCCGCCGCCGCTGGCACGGCAGCCTCAGCATCGGCGGCGGCTACAACGACAACATCAACCAGGGCAATGGCAAGCGCGAATGCGTCGGCATGTTTATGGGGCAGTGTTTCAGCTACCGCAGCCTGCCCGAGCCGGTCGGCTCGGCGTTTTGGCAGTACAGCGCGGTTGCCGCCAAAAAAATCCCCCTGCGCGGCCACCACAACCTGCTGCTGCGCGGCCTCTCCTACGGCACCAAATACCGCCGCGACGACACCCAGTCCGAACCGCCCGAGCCGTACAGCGAAAACACCGCCGCGCTGTATGCGGGCTACGAATACACCGATGCCCGCAACGATTTCACCCTTACCCCCTATTTCGAGCACTACTATCGCGGCAGCCGCAGCCGTTACCGCGCATGGGGCGCGGAAGCGGGCTGGGAGCGCAATCTCAACGCCAAATGGTCGCTCAACGCCCGCGCCGAAGGCCGCCGCGTCAAATACCTCGAACAGGAGCGGCAGTATTACAGCGACTACACGCTTTACACCGGCGGCGTGGGGCTGGGCTACACCTTTTCAGACGGCCTCGGCCTTTACGGCGGCATCGACCTCACCCGCCGCAAATATCCCTACGCCGCGTCCAGCAGCAAGGAATACACCGCCCGAATCGGCGGCTACAAAATGTTCCAAAACGGCATCTATTTCAACGCCGCCGCCCTCTACCGCAAAAGCCGCTACGACGCGGGCAGTTACCTCACCGCAGGCGAGCCGCGCCGCGACCGCCAAACCATCTTCACCGCCGCCCTCGGCGCATCGAAACTCTCGTTTAAAAACATCTACCCCGAGCTGCGCTTCAAACGCACCCTTGCCCGCAGCAATTCCGATTTCTACGCCTACCGCCAAAACGAATACGCCCTGGCTTTGAAATACCGTTTTTAA
- a CDS encoding TonB-dependent receptor domain-containing protein → MSASSLPVRLSLLTLALAAGFAHAEDPAAAEGSLETVTVKGANLSTHRITTQKIDESTDTDLKELLFSEPSIGFGGGNGTSQWVNIRGLGQDQIDFKVDDAYMDTSTFHHQSRFLLDPSLVKVVAVQKGSGSASAGIGASSGAIVAETVDPSDLLRPDQNFGFKVNAGVSSNKGWNRGISAYGRAGGFDGLVVGSWNTEKDYKAGKGYTNPGVTGGERVPFSALGERGLLAKIGYSFNPDNRVELSRRQERTYGQRTMREEFVDFGRNPASYRRYTQDTTNLEYQGADLGFVSKIKTNVYQMQTKREDGDDGAVKSKATGANLNLDSRIFDKHTLKYGVNWRKEKNHPDLTGSAAANENKTDYGVYLEGIWDFHPVTLTTGLRYDHFKVNTTGHTSASKGNVNPSLGIIYDPLDNLSLRASLNYATRSPRLYEAMLAGSRNIVVDPDLKAERSRTTEIGFNYRPIRDLSLTGSYFWQHISNVHDFVCLSGSCGGGRATYRSGITQSTNNGYIKNKGYELGANYRWRGLTARMGVAYSDPKHHAEKESYDLNTKAHAVGRTWTAGLAYRFDKPNLEIGWRGRFVQARTGTPDRGASSNTTERRAGYGVNDIYANWKPTGKDNLKINFAINNVANKYYYSHSQRSSSSSGNSLPEVGRDVRFAVNYKF, encoded by the coding sequence ATGTCCGCATCGTCCTTACCTGTCAGACTCAGCCTGCTCACCCTCGCCCTCGCCGCAGGCTTCGCCCATGCCGAAGACCCCGCCGCCGCCGAAGGCAGCCTCGAAACTGTTACCGTCAAAGGCGCGAACCTCTCCACCCACCGCATCACCACCCAGAAAATCGACGAATCCACCGACACCGACCTCAAAGAACTGCTGTTCAGCGAGCCCTCCATCGGCTTCGGCGGCGGCAACGGCACCTCCCAATGGGTCAACATCCGCGGCCTCGGCCAAGACCAAATCGACTTCAAAGTGGACGACGCCTACATGGACACCTCCACCTTCCACCACCAAAGCCGCTTCCTGCTCGACCCCTCGCTGGTGAAAGTCGTCGCCGTGCAAAAAGGCTCCGGCTCGGCCTCCGCCGGCATCGGCGCCAGCTCCGGCGCGATTGTGGCCGAAACCGTCGATCCTTCCGACCTCTTGCGCCCCGACCAAAACTTCGGCTTCAAAGTGAACGCCGGCGTATCCAGCAACAAAGGCTGGAACAGAGGCATCTCCGCCTACGGCCGCGCCGGCGGCTTCGACGGACTTGTCGTCGGCAGCTGGAACACCGAAAAAGACTACAAAGCCGGCAAAGGCTACACCAACCCCGGCGTAACCGGCGGCGAACGCGTCCCCTTCTCCGCCTTGGGCGAACGCGGCCTCTTGGCGAAAATCGGTTACAGCTTCAACCCCGACAACCGCGTCGAACTGAGCCGCCGCCAAGAAAGAACCTACGGCCAGCGCACCATGCGCGAAGAATTCGTCGACTTCGGCCGCAACCCCGCCTCCTACCGCCGCTACACCCAAGACACCACCAACCTCGAATACCAGGGCGCGGACTTGGGCTTCGTCAGCAAAATCAAAACCAACGTCTACCAAATGCAGACCAAGCGCGAAGACGGCGATGACGGCGCAGTCAAAAGCAAAGCCACCGGCGCGAACCTCAACCTCGACAGCCGCATCTTCGACAAACACACCCTCAAATACGGCGTGAACTGGCGCAAAGAGAAAAACCACCCCGACCTCACCGGCAGCGCGGCGGCCAACGAAAACAAAACCGACTACGGCGTCTACCTCGAAGGCATCTGGGACTTCCACCCTGTAACCCTCACCACCGGCCTGCGCTACGACCACTTCAAAGTCAACACCACCGGCCACACCTCCGCCTCCAAAGGCAACGTCAACCCCAGCCTCGGCATCATCTACGACCCGCTGGACAACCTCTCCCTGCGCGCCAGCCTCAACTACGCCACCCGCAGCCCGCGCCTGTACGAAGCCATGCTCGCCGGCAGCCGCAACATCGTCGTCGATCCCGACCTGAAAGCCGAACGCTCGCGCACCACCGAAATCGGCTTCAACTACCGCCCCATCCGTGACCTTTCCCTCACCGGCAGCTACTTCTGGCAGCACATCAGCAACGTGCACGACTTCGTCTGCCTGAGCGGCAGCTGCGGCGGCGGCCGCGCCACCTACCGCAGCGGCATCACCCAGTCCACCAACAACGGCTACATCAAAAACAAAGGCTACGAACTCGGCGCGAACTACCGCTGGCGCGGCCTCACCGCCCGCATGGGCGTCGCATACAGCGACCCCAAACACCACGCCGAAAAAGAGTCTTACGACCTCAACACCAAAGCCCACGCCGTCGGCCGCACCTGGACGGCCGGCCTCGCCTACCGCTTCGACAAACCCAACCTCGAAATCGGCTGGCGCGGCCGCTTCGTCCAAGCCCGCACCGGCACCCCCGACCGCGGCGCGTCGTCCAACACCACCGAACGCCGCGCAGGCTACGGCGTGAACGACATCTACGCCAACTGGAAACCCACCGGCAAAGACAACCTCAAAATCAACTTCGCCATCAACAACGTGGCCAACAAGTACTACTACTCCCACAGCCAGCGCAGCTCCTCCTCTTCCGGCAACTCCCTGCCCGAAGTCGGCCGCGACGTCCGCTTCGCTGTGAACTACAAGTTCTAA
- a CDS encoding FAD-binding domain-containing protein, which translates to MSTGPERPSEKAGKANPAPNPSADMPEQPKLLLLHFTRNLRLAANPLLHAVQYGIPAAAVYFLPAHSNPRQMYFLSQTLAELSDGLAEYGIPLHVFEGSPTEHLNALMARYPTARLITAQHIRLPDDPSCRVQYVQEEILPLPVRRTTLDTSLPPDLVVYRDAWLRKAAKSAEETDSTPDKAAVRRVQQHLPPELRDAPPPPSVSAQTLPQTGGETAAWTAWRAFTPKLPYYGLMRDFPAQKGTSQLSAALRFGLLPVRRLARTVQVMGGESAEKWLHSVFYGDYCRRRMPFAAGLWAWEDGALVEIRPPAAAPAMPALSEEQAAAFDLWRRGRTGVPLIDAAMRLLDGGGWMHPRLRSLCAAFAVSALGIPQAAGEACFAAALTDYDYSANRVGWQTAAAARMKNPFAESQNLDPGGRFIRSHLPEIAHLPDNIIHAPHRAGSGVSLNGYPAPIV; encoded by the coding sequence TTGTCAACAGGCCCTGAGAGGCCGTCTGAAAAAGCCGGAAAAGCCAACCCCGCCCCCAACCCGTCCGCCGATATGCCCGAACAACCGAAACTGCTCCTGCTCCACTTCACCCGCAACCTGCGCCTGGCCGCCAACCCGCTGCTGCACGCCGTGCAATACGGCATCCCCGCCGCCGCCGTCTACTTCCTGCCCGCCCACAGCAACCCCCGCCAAATGTATTTCCTGAGCCAGACGCTCGCCGAGCTTTCAGACGGCCTCGCCGAATACGGCATCCCCCTGCACGTTTTCGAGGGCAGCCCGACCGAACACCTCAACGCCCTGATGGCGCGTTACCCCACCGCCCGCCTGATTACCGCGCAACACATCCGCCTGCCCGACGACCCGTCCTGCCGCGTGCAGTATGTGCAGGAAGAAATCCTCCCCCTGCCCGTGCGGCGCACCACCCTCGACACCTCCCTGCCGCCCGACCTTGTCGTCTACCGCGACGCATGGCTGCGCAAAGCGGCCAAAAGCGCGGAGGAAACCGACAGCACGCCCGACAAAGCGGCGGTGCGCCGCGTGCAGCAGCACCTGCCGCCCGAGTTGCGCGACGCCCCGCCGCCGCCCTCCGTGTCCGCGCAAACCCTGCCGCAAACCGGCGGCGAAACGGCGGCCTGGACGGCGTGGCGCGCCTTCACCCCCAAGCTGCCGTATTACGGCCTGATGCGCGACTTCCCCGCGCAAAAAGGCACCTCCCAGCTCTCCGCCGCCCTGCGCTTCGGCCTGCTGCCCGTGCGGCGGCTGGCGCGCACGGTGCAGGTGATGGGCGGCGAATCGGCCGAAAAATGGCTGCACAGCGTGTTCTACGGCGACTACTGCCGCCGCCGCATGCCGTTTGCCGCCGGCCTGTGGGCATGGGAAGACGGCGCACTGGTCGAAATCCGCCCGCCCGCCGCCGCGCCCGCCATGCCCGCTTTGAGCGAAGAACAGGCCGCCGCCTTCGACCTGTGGCGGCGCGGCCGAACCGGCGTGCCCCTCATCGACGCGGCCATGCGCCTGCTCGACGGCGGCGGCTGGATGCACCCCCGCCTGCGCTCCCTGTGCGCCGCCTTCGCCGTCTCCGCCCTCGGCATCCCCCAGGCCGCCGGCGAAGCCTGTTTCGCCGCCGCGCTCACCGACTACGACTATTCCGCCAACCGCGTCGGCTGGCAGACTGCCGCCGCCGCCCGCATGAAAAACCCGTTCGCCGAATCGCAAAACCTCGACCCCGGTGGCCGCTTCATCCGCAGCCACCTGCCCGAAATCGCCCACCTGCCCGACAACATCATCCACGCCCCCCACCGCGCCGGCAGCGGCGTCTCCCTCAACGGCTACCCCGCGCCCATCGTTTGA
- the ispF gene encoding 2-C-methyl-D-erythritol 2,4-cyclodiphosphate synthase: protein MTLRIGQGYDVHQLTAGRPLILGGVHIPHEKGLLGHSDADALLHALTDALLGAAGLGDIGSHFPDTAAEFKDADSRALLRAACQSVRDAGWRVVNADTTLIAQQPKLAPHIPAMRANIAADLGLAESCVSIKGKTNEKLGYLGRCEAIEAQAVILLARDDGKPPRPPVFQTA from the coding sequence ATGACCCTGCGCATCGGCCAAGGCTACGACGTACACCAACTCACCGCCGGCCGCCCCCTCATCCTCGGCGGCGTGCACATCCCGCACGAAAAAGGGCTGCTCGGCCACTCCGACGCCGACGCGCTGCTGCACGCCCTCACCGACGCCCTCTTGGGCGCGGCCGGCCTCGGCGACATCGGCAGCCACTTCCCCGACACCGCCGCCGAATTCAAAGACGCCGACAGCCGCGCCCTCCTGCGCGCCGCCTGCCAAAGCGTGCGCGATGCGGGCTGGCGCGTCGTCAACGCCGACACCACCCTCATCGCCCAACAGCCCAAACTCGCCCCCCACATACCCGCCATGCGCGCCAACATCGCCGCCGACCTCGGCCTTGCCGAAAGCTGCGTCAGCATCAAAGGCAAAACCAACGAAAAACTCGGCTACCTCGGCCGCTGCGAAGCCATCGAAGCCCAAGCCGTCATCCTGCTGGCACGCGACGACGGCAAACCGCCGCGCCCGCCCGTTTTTCAGACGGCCTGA
- the tenA gene encoding thiaminase II produces MSATRRFIEESAAQWQAYTEHEFVCRLADGSLPPECFRHYLKQDYLFLHHYARALALGMYKSGSFNEIRALQQSLNAILDETLLHVGFCAQWGLAEADLLREPESAACVAYTRYVLDCGMQGTLADLYAALAPCVIGYAEIGRNLAARGPVADNPYQAWIDTYADPAFQSAAQDFAAALDALCADQSANRLAELSAEFRTATRMEAAFWQMGLDCSL; encoded by the coding sequence ATGTCCGCCACCCGACGCTTTATCGAAGAATCCGCCGCCCAATGGCAGGCCTATACCGAACACGAATTCGTCTGCCGCCTCGCCGACGGCAGCCTGCCGCCCGAGTGCTTCCGCCACTATCTGAAACAGGACTACCTCTTTTTGCACCACTACGCCCGCGCCCTCGCGCTGGGCATGTACAAAAGCGGCAGCTTCAACGAAATCCGCGCCTTGCAGCAGAGCCTGAACGCCATTCTTGACGAAACCCTGCTGCACGTCGGCTTCTGCGCCCAATGGGGTCTGGCCGAGGCCGACCTGCTGCGCGAACCCGAATCCGCCGCCTGCGTCGCCTACACCCGCTACGTGCTCGACTGCGGCATGCAGGGCACGCTGGCCGACCTCTACGCCGCACTCGCCCCCTGCGTCATCGGCTATGCCGAAATCGGCCGCAACCTCGCCGCGCGCGGCCCCGTGGCCGACAACCCCTATCAGGCGTGGATCGACACCTACGCCGACCCCGCCTTCCAGTCCGCCGCGCAAGACTTTGCCGCCGCCCTCGACGCGCTGTGTGCAGACCAAAGCGCAAACCGCCTCGCCGAGCTGTCCGCCGAGTTCCGCACCGCCACCCGCATGGAAGCCGCCTTCTGGCAGATGGGGCTCGATTGCAGCCTGTGA